One Micavibrio aeruginosavorus ARL-13 genomic window carries:
- a CDS encoding glycine-rich domain-containing protein — MRPQFLLILACGCFAFAETALAACANPAGIGGDIVWNSTTNTPAYCDNYVWIGFPKGNMVTPTCTAPAGVQGQIMYNSTSHVLQYCDGTAWYAAGAPGDGGAGCTGPVGTAGDLVYNTTHSALQYCEGDQWIKIGQTPPCDSTPIEYTTPGSATYSVPYNCEQITIHAYGAGGGGALNNVSRGAGGGGGASAVVRVSDITLLAVAGGGGGGGGTEGKNYSNSRGGGGGYATATVTVTPGANFSVFVGGGGISPNLDTGGNGGITSPYNGGRGGNRRANGTAATYGGAGGGGSENNGANSTWGGAGGRGDDGGSCGSSTNGGACSNQHGGGGGGYSISGGTVILGGNGGAGGGLAANGGPGNGVQGGTAGAGKIVIIPGDAP, encoded by the coding sequence ATGCGCCCACAATTTTTATTGATTCTGGCCTGTGGCTGTTTCGCTTTCGCTGAAACCGCGCTCGCCGCCTGCGCAAACCCCGCTGGCATCGGGGGCGATATTGTGTGGAACAGCACAACAAACACGCCCGCTTATTGCGACAATTATGTGTGGATTGGCTTCCCCAAGGGAAACATGGTCACCCCCACATGCACCGCGCCAGCCGGCGTGCAAGGCCAGATCATGTACAATTCAACCAGCCATGTTTTGCAATATTGCGACGGCACGGCATGGTATGCCGCCGGCGCGCCGGGTGATGGTGGTGCGGGATGCACGGGCCCGGTGGGCACCGCCGGGGATCTTGTCTACAACACCACCCATAGCGCCCTGCAATATTGCGAAGGCGACCAGTGGATCAAGATTGGCCAAACCCCGCCCTGCGATTCAACGCCGATTGAATACACGACGCCGGGATCGGCAACCTACTCCGTTCCTTATAATTGCGAACAAATCACCATCCACGCCTATGGCGCGGGTGGTGGCGGCGCACTGAACAACGTATCGCGCGGCGCGGGCGGTGGTGGCGGGGCCAGTGCCGTTGTTCGCGTCAGTGATATCACACTCCTGGCCGTGGCCGGCGGCGGCGGTGGCGGTGGCGGAACCGAGGGTAAAAATTACAGCAATTCCCGCGGTGGTGGCGGCGGTTATGCGACAGCCACCGTGACCGTCACACCCGGCGCGAACTTCAGCGTCTTTGTCGGCGGCGGGGGAATCAGCCCCAATTTGGATACAGGCGGGAATGGCGGCATTACATCACCGTATAACGGTGGGCGTGGCGGCAACCGGCGGGCCAATGGCACCGCCGCAACCTATGGCGGCGCGGGCGGCGGCGGATCAGAAAATAACGGGGCGAACTCCACATGGGGTGGCGCGGGCGGACGGGGCGATGACGGCGGATCGTGCGGATCATCCACCAATGGCGGCGCATGCAGCAACCAGCATGGCGGCGGCGGCGGCGGATACAGCATCAGTGGTGGAACTGTCATTTTGGGCGGCAATGGTGGCGCGGGTGGCGGCTTGGCCGCGAATGGCGGACCGGGCAACGGCGTTCAGGGCGGAACAGCAGGGGCAGGCAAAATCGTGATTATTCCGGGCGACGCGCCGTAG
- a CDS encoding YqgE/AlgH family protein: MTDSSDVSMTDTFLVGKLLLAMPNMGDSRFQKAVIFMCAHDDKGSMGLVINNPLPGVEFSELVAQLNVANDDVDEDILYSLQVLSGGPVESGRGFVLHSADFAQKDTVRVKSDIHVTGTLDALREIVQGRGPEQMLFVLGYAGWSPGQLEQEIQDNAWLITDASADLVFGVDAARKWENAIQRMGVNPAMLSGAAGRA; the protein is encoded by the coding sequence ATGACGGATTCTTCGGACGTATCCATGACGGATACATTTCTGGTCGGTAAATTGTTGCTGGCGATGCCCAATATGGGCGATTCCCGCTTTCAAAAAGCGGTGATTTTCATGTGCGCGCATGATGACAAGGGTTCCATGGGTCTGGTCATCAACAACCCGCTGCCGGGTGTGGAGTTTTCCGAATTGGTTGCCCAGCTCAACGTCGCCAATGATGATGTGGATGAAGATATTCTCTACAGCCTGCAAGTGTTGAGCGGCGGTCCGGTGGAATCCGGGCGCGGGTTCGTTCTGCACTCCGCCGATTTCGCGCAGAAGGATACCGTGCGTGTGAAAAGCGATATTCATGTCACCGGTACGCTGGATGCCCTGCGCGAAATTGTTCAGGGGCGCGGGCCGGAACAAATGCTGTTCGTGCTGGGATATGCCGGGTGGTCGCCGGGCCAATTGGAACAGGAAATTCAGGATAATGCCTGGCTGATCACCGATGCTTCCGCCGATTTGGTGTTCGGTGTTGATGCCGCGCGCAAATGGGAAAACGCGATTCAGCGCATGGGTGTCAACCCGGCGATGTTGTCGGGTGCTGCGGGACGCGCTTAG
- a CDS encoding GNAT family N-acetyltransferase, producing the protein MNIANLLRPAAPSARSISLSLSGERVVIRTPERRDMDQWIAARTRNRSYLQPYEPKWPDDALTSAAFNRRLGRQQRDIRTGHACPFLIIRLDNLQLIGAINLNNIVRGAAQYASMGYWLDEQSQGQGYMTEAAMLALGHAFGPLKLHRINAGCVPHNGRSKSLLTRLGFEEEGYAKRYLQINGEWQDHILFGLSIETWKTTLPGSTLNIPA; encoded by the coding sequence ATGAACATTGCCAATTTACTGCGCCCCGCGGCCCCTTCTGCACGATCCATTTCTTTATCACTGAGTGGTGAACGTGTTGTTATCCGCACGCCCGAGCGGCGTGACATGGACCAGTGGATTGCGGCGCGTACGCGCAACCGGTCCTATCTTCAGCCGTATGAACCCAAATGGCCGGATGATGCGCTGACCTCAGCCGCTTTTAATAGACGCTTAGGCCGGCAGCAACGCGATATTCGCACCGGGCATGCGTGCCCATTTCTGATCATTCGGCTGGATAATCTGCAACTGATCGGGGCCATCAATCTGAACAATATTGTGCGCGGGGCCGCACAATATGCGTCGATGGGATATTGGCTGGATGAACAATCCCAAGGTCAGGGATATATGACCGAGGCCGCGATGCTGGCCCTTGGCCATGCGTTTGGCCCTTTAAAGCTGCACAGAATTAACGCCGGATGCGTGCCGCATAATGGCCGCAGCAAATCCCTGCTGACCCGACTTGGGTTTGAAGAAGAGGGATATGCAAAACGCTATCTGCAAATCAACGGTGAATGGCAGGACCACATCCTGTTCGGCCTGAGCATCGAAACCTGGAAAACCACACTGCCCGGATCAACATTGAATATTCCAGCTTGA